CGGCTGGCTACCAGCACGCCGCCGGTGTTGATCACGTCTTTGAGGCGGTCGACCACGTACAGGTAGCCCTGTTCGTCCACATAGCCCAGGTCGCCGGAGTGGAACCAGCCGCCGCGGAAGGCCTCGTCGGTCTCCTCGGGCTTGTCCCAGTAGCCCACCAGCAGCTGGGGCGAGCGGTGGACGATCTCCCCCAGCTCTCCTGGTGGCACGTCCCGCATCGCCTCGTCCACCACTCGAGTCTCAACGTGGAAGACCGGCCGGCCTGCCGAGGCCGGTCGCGCGTCGTGCTCCTCCGGGCGCAGGACGGTGGCCAGGGGTGCGATCTCGCTCTGGCCGTAGCAGTTGTAGGGACGGGCGCCGGGCAGGCGCCGCCGCAGCTCCTCCAGGACTGGCACGGGCATGATGGAGGCGCCGTAGTACAGCTTCCGGAGGCTGGAGAGGTCGTACTGGTCGAAGTCGGGGTGGCGGAGGAAGTTGATCCACACCGTGGGCGGCGCGAACATCGACGTGATCCGTTCCCGCTCGATCAGCGGGAGGCAGGCGTCCGGCGCCGGCGCCGGCAGGATCACGTTGGTGGCTCCCACCAGGAGCTGGGGCATGAGGAAGACGTGCATCTGGGCGGAGTGGTAGAGGGGTAGCGCGTTGAGGCTGCGATCCTCCGGGCTCTGGTCCAGCTCGATGATGCAGCTGACGTACTCGGCGAGCAGGGCGCGGTGGGTCATCATGGCGCCCTTGGGCGCCGCCGTGGTGCCGGAGGTGTAGAGCAGCTGGACGACGTCGGTGTCGTCCAGCTCGGCTTCCGGCTCCTCCCCGTTACCGGCCGGGTCCAGGGCGGCCTCCAGCAGCTCCTCCAGCGTGCCGGTGGTGGCCGCCCCGGCCCGCTCGCGCACCGCCTCCACCTGGGGGGCCAGGTCCGCGTCGTAGAACAGCGCCCGGCTGCCCGACTGGTTGACGATGTAGACCAGTTCCTCCCCCGTCAGCATGTAGTTGATGGGCACGTGGATGATGCCGGTCCGAACGCAGGCCAGCCAGGCGAGGACGTAGATGTCCGAGTTGCGGCCGTAGACGGCCAGGCGGTCGCCCTTGGCCAGGCCACGGGCCAGCAGGGCATGGGCCAGCTTGTTGACGGCCGCGTCCAACTCGGCGTACGTCCACCGGCGCTCCCCGAAGCGGATCGCCTCCTTGTGGGGATTCTTCCGCACCGAGCGGCGCAAGGCGTCGCCGATGGTGTTCCGCAGTGCCCGGCGGATGCGGGGGTCGGGGGCGAGCATGCCGGTTCACTCCTTCCTCCTGGGTCGAGGTCGTGGCCCGCCGGGGGTGCCGTGTCTCAGCTGGCGGTCTCCTTCGTGAGGTGGTCGCGGAAGCGCTCGCGCAGGGCCTGCTTG
The sequence above is drawn from the Thermaerobacter sp. FW80 genome and encodes:
- a CDS encoding acyl-CoA synthetase — its product is MLAPDPRIRRALRNTIGDALRRSVRKNPHKEAIRFGERRWTYAELDAAVNKLAHALLARGLAKGDRLAVYGRNSDIYVLAWLACVRTGIIHVPINYMLTGEELVYIVNQSGSRALFYDADLAPQVEAVRERAGAATTGTLEELLEAALDPAGNGEEPEAELDDTDVVQLLYTSGTTAAPKGAMMTHRALLAEYVSCIIELDQSPEDRSLNALPLYHSAQMHVFLMPQLLVGATNVILPAPAPDACLPLIERERITSMFAPPTVWINFLRHPDFDQYDLSSLRKLYYGASIMPVPVLEELRRRLPGARPYNCYGQSEIAPLATVLRPEEHDARPASAGRPVFHVETRVVDEAMRDVPPGELGEIVHRSPQLLVGYWDKPEETDEAFRGGWFHSGDLGYVDEQGYLYVVDRLKDVINTGGVLVASREVEEALYTHPAVSEVAVIALPDPKWIEAVTAVVVLKHGATATAEELIDHARQRLAPFKVPKRVIFVDDLPRNASGKILKRELRARLAGEGPGAGPGART